GTTGGCGCGCCGGGCTTGAGCGCCTCTTCCACATCATGGACGTGAGGCAACACCTCCCAATCCACGTGAACTTCTTTGACTGCGGCTCGGGCTTCAGCTTCGGTATGGGCAACGACGGCCGCCACAGGTTCGCCGACATAGGCAACCTTCTTGTCTGAGAGGACCGGTTCATCATCCAAGCCAAAGTCAAGCAGCGCGAGCAGCGTGTTCAGGTTCACCGGTACGTCGGCACCGGTGATGATGCGCACAACGCCCGGCATGTTCTCGGCGCGTGAGGTATCAATGCGGCGAATGCGGGCATGATGGTGCGGTGAGCGCACATAGCGCATGTGTAGCAAGCCATCGAACAGATGGTCATCATAGAACGGGGAACGACCCGTTACATGACCTTCGATATCTTGGCGGCGGATGCGTTTGCCGATTTCGTTGAGATTTTCATCGCGCTCATCGGCGAAGAACTCTTTGCGGAACTCGAATGTGTTGGCCATGTCGTTCATCCGGTGGCCCTCCCGGTGCTGCCATGAGCAACCTGCAAGATGGCCTCAATGATCGGCTCATAGCCGGTGCAGCGACAGAGATTGCCAGAGATGCCTTCAATGACTTCTTCGCGCGTTGGGCGCGGATTACGCTCCAGCAAGGCGCGAGCGGACACGAGCATTCCGGGGGTGCAGTAACCGCACTGGGCTGCAAAGTTCTCCATGAAAGATTCTTGCAGCGGGTCGAGCTGCGCGCCATTGGCAAGGCCGCCTGCAGTTTCAACGGTTTTCCCGTCCACGGATTCAGCCAAGACCAAGCAGGAGAGCTGCGTTTGCCCGTCTATCGTCACGGTGCAGGCGCCGCAGGTGCCCTGCCCGCAACCATATTTCGGCGTCAGGTCGCCGACGCCGCGACGCAGAAAGTCTAGTAGGTTCTGCCCCGGGTCAGCGAAAGCAGCCGTCGGTGCGCCGTTTAGCGTCAGGTTGACCGGCTTCTTTTTGGATGCATCGTGGGCCATTAGCGGGCTCCCATGGATTGCAACAGACGGCGCAGATGCACGCTCGCCACCTCTTTGCGATACCAGCTTGAAGCGATCGGATCGGTTGGTGGGTTGAGTCCGTCAGCAGCGACCTGGGCGGCGCGGTCGACGATTCCTGCGCCCAGGGACTGACCTTCCATAACGCGCTCCACAGCATTGCCGCGCACAGGTCGATCCGCCATCGCGCCCCATGCCACACGCGCACCTGAGATGCGCCCGCCGGACTGTGGGGCGAACACGGCGATGGAAAGCACAGAAACGCCCTTTGGCTTCACCCGGCTGACCTTGAGAAAGCCAAAAGTTCCTGACGGGGGACGCGGAACCTCCAACGTAGCGACAAGGCCTGACGGTCGTTCGCGGTCACGCAAAACATCGTCGATGGGTCTGGCATTGGACCCGCCTGCCATTGTCACCTGCGCACCCAAAGCGAGCAGCGCGACGGCGAAATCGCCGTAGGGATGCGGAGCGAAAATATTTCCGCCAACAGTCCCCATATTGCGCACTTGCGGACCGCCGATCTGGCGCGCAACCGGGTGCAGGAACTCCAGCTCACGTTGCGCCAAAATCTGCGCCATCGTCACACCGGCGCCGATCGTTACGCGGTCGCCCATGGCGCGAATCTCAGTCAGCGCAGGGTCCGTGGCGCGCACCAGTCGCGGCGGCGCTTCGCCGGCATTGACGTTGCGCATGAGCACAGTGCCGCCGCCCATATAGGCGCTGTCGGCGCCCATCTGCCGGGCGGCTTCGGCCAGCGTTAACACGGTTTGCACATCGGTCATGCGGCAAGCCCCAATTGTTCGCGGATCGCATCAAAACCGCCCTGATAAACGCCTTCAGAAACCAGCGTTTTGAGTTCTTCTTGCCGGCCTTTTGGCGTGTCGAAACGGCTCTCCCAGTTCCAGAAGGTCCAGTCCCCGTCGGTCACCGGGGTCAGGCGGACATGGGCAACGTAATTGAGCAGCGGGATGGGCGTATCCTCCAGGCAATAGGTAAAGGCCATGTCGATATCCGATAGCGTTAAAAGCCGCTCCCGCAGCTCTGACCCATCGGCAAGCCGGAAACGGCGCACGCAGCCCACCATGTCGGACGGGTTGCCACGCTCAATGGCGCTTTGCGCCACCGCAGGGTGCCACTGATCATGGCCATTGAAGTCCCGCAGGATGGCCCATACGTCCTCCACCGGCGCTTCAATGATTGTGCTTTTGACGACTTTGACCATGTCC
The DNA window shown above is from Hyphomicrobiales bacterium and carries:
- a CDS encoding (2Fe-2S)-binding protein, producing MAHDASKKKPVNLTLNGAPTAAFADPGQNLLDFLRRGVGDLTPKYGCGQGTCGACTVTIDGQTQLSCLVLAESVDGKTVETAGGLANGAQLDPLQESFMENFAAQCGYCTPGMLVSARALLERNPRPTREEVIEGISGNLCRCTGYEPIIEAILQVAHGSTGRATG
- a CDS encoding SRPBCC family protein, with the translated sequence MVKVVKSTIIEAPVEDVWAILRDFNGHDQWHPAVAQSAIERGNPSDMVGCVRRFRLADGSELRERLLTLSDIDMAFTYCLEDTPIPLLNYVAHVRLTPVTDGDWTFWNWESRFDTPKGRQEELKTLVSEGVYQGGFDAIREQLGLAA
- a CDS encoding FAD binding domain-containing protein, which encodes MTDVQTVLTLAEAARQMGADSAYMGGGTVLMRNVNAGEAPPRLVRATDPALTEIRAMGDRVTIGAGVTMAQILAQRELEFLHPVARQIGGPQVRNMGTVGGNIFAPHPYGDFAVALLALGAQVTMAGGSNARPIDDVLRDRERPSGLVATLEVPRPPSGTFGFLKVSRVKPKGVSVLSIAVFAPQSGGRISGARVAWGAMADRPVRGNAVERVMEGQSLGAGIVDRAAQVAADGLNPPTDPIASSWYRKEVASVHLRRLLQSMGAR